The Afipia massiliensis genome has a segment encoding these proteins:
- the pbpC gene encoding penicillin-binding protein 1C: MSTSVDDNAPSSRAVFPPSLRGAKRRSNPALWVARLAGLLRFARNDGAKSERRVLRRFAITAAATVASCMIAGTIWIASLPPLPFEDARKVSTTILDRNGKLLRAFAMADGRWRLPAHAKDVDPGYLNLLLNYEDKRFRSHIGVDPLAMGRASFQLVTRGHIVSGGSTITMQVARLMEPRQERSVAAKLRQMVRAVQLERNLTKDQILDLYLTLAPFGGNLEGVRAASFAYFGKEPKRLSLAESALLVALPQSPETRRLDRHPDLARIARDRVLSRMVEHRHVSADDATQAKREIVPRLRKPMPLLAPHSTDQSLAIMKDATRIQLTLDSNIQSALESLAKDRAFALGPDVSVGILAVDNETGDVLAHVGSSDYFDTRRAGQVDMTRAVRSPGSTLKPFIYGLAFEDGFVHPESLIEDRPIRYGSYAPENFDMTFQGTVTVRKALQMSLNVPAIALLDRIGSNRLTARIKQAGANLILPKDETPGLAMGLGGVGITLNDLVRLYAGLARSGDTVTLREIVRPDDKDEPETRRLLDPSAAWLIGNVLMGTPPPDNAPRNRLAFKTGTSYGYRDAWSVGFDGRMTIGVWVGRPDGAPVPGLIGRTAAAPILFDAFARTGKLPMALPKAPKGTLMASNAKLPLPLRRFRASGEFVRTGSEQALRIQFPLNGSRIDAYGGGEASQSAMPVKVAGGVLPLTMMVNGVAVGHIDSRRQKLVDPPGPGFVRLTVMDATGAADTVVVRIQ; encoded by the coding sequence ATGAGCACGTCAGTCGACGATAACGCTCCCTCATCACGTGCGGTCTTTCCGCCGTCATTGCGAGGAGCGAAGCGACGAAGCAATCCAGCTCTTTGGGTTGCTCGTTTGGCTGGATTGCTTCGCTTCGCTCGCAATGACGGAGCGAAAAGCGAGCGTCGTGTGCTGCGGCGGTTTGCAATCACGGCCGCAGCAACCGTCGCGTCTTGCATGATCGCAGGCACGATTTGGATCGCGTCGCTGCCACCGCTGCCGTTCGAGGATGCGCGGAAGGTCTCGACCACGATCCTCGATCGTAACGGCAAGCTGCTGCGTGCGTTCGCGATGGCCGACGGGCGATGGCGGTTGCCGGCCCACGCGAAGGACGTCGATCCGGGTTATCTCAACCTGCTGCTGAACTACGAAGACAAGCGTTTCAGGTCGCACATCGGCGTCGATCCGCTGGCGATGGGACGTGCCTCGTTCCAGCTCGTCACGCGCGGGCACATCGTATCCGGCGGCTCGACCATTACCATGCAGGTGGCGCGGCTGATGGAGCCGCGACAGGAGCGCTCGGTCGCCGCCAAACTTCGCCAGATGGTGCGCGCCGTGCAGCTTGAGCGGAATCTGACCAAGGATCAGATTCTCGATCTGTATCTGACGCTCGCGCCATTCGGCGGCAATCTCGAAGGCGTGCGCGCGGCGTCGTTCGCCTACTTCGGCAAGGAGCCGAAGCGGTTGTCGCTCGCTGAATCAGCGTTGCTGGTGGCGCTGCCGCAGTCGCCCGAAACACGGCGGCTCGACCGTCATCCCGATTTGGCGCGGATCGCGCGCGATCGCGTGCTGTCGCGCATGGTGGAACATCGACACGTCTCCGCCGACGACGCAACTCAGGCGAAACGTGAGATCGTGCCGCGCCTGCGCAAGCCGATGCCGCTGCTCGCGCCGCATTCGACCGATCAGTCGCTCGCGATCATGAAAGATGCAACGCGAATTCAACTCACGCTGGATTCCAATATTCAAAGTGCGCTGGAGTCGCTGGCGAAGGATCGCGCCTTTGCACTGGGGCCTGATGTGTCGGTCGGCATTCTCGCGGTCGATAACGAGACCGGGGACGTGCTGGCGCATGTCGGATCGTCCGATTACTTCGATACGCGGCGGGCGGGGCAGGTGGACATGACGCGGGCAGTGCGCTCGCCCGGCTCAACACTGAAGCCCTTCATCTACGGCCTCGCTTTCGAGGACGGCTTTGTGCATCCCGAAAGCCTGATCGAGGATCGGCCGATCCGTTACGGCAGTTACGCGCCGGAAAATTTCGACATGACGTTTCAGGGTACCGTCACCGTGCGCAAGGCCTTGCAGATGTCGCTCAACGTGCCGGCGATCGCCTTGCTCGACCGGATCGGTTCGAACCGGCTCACGGCGCGGATCAAACAGGCGGGCGCGAACCTGATCCTGCCCAAGGACGAAACGCCCGGCCTTGCGATGGGGCTTGGCGGCGTTGGCATCACTCTCAACGATCTCGTCCGGCTTTATGCGGGACTGGCCCGGTCCGGCGACACGGTCACCCTGCGGGAGATCGTGCGTCCGGACGACAAGGACGAGCCGGAGACCCGACGGCTGCTCGATCCGTCTGCGGCATGGCTGATCGGCAACGTCCTGATGGGAACGCCGCCGCCGGACAATGCCCCCCGCAACCGGCTCGCGTTCAAAACGGGCACCAGCTACGGCTACCGCGATGCCTGGTCGGTCGGCTTCGACGGCCGGATGACCATCGGGGTCTGGGTCGGCCGCCCGGATGGCGCGCCGGTTCCGGGGCTCATCGGTCGGACCGCCGCAGCGCCGATCCTGTTCGATGCCTTTGCACGGACCGGCAAGCTTCCCATGGCGCTGCCGAAGGCCCCGAAGGGAACGCTGATGGCGAGCAATGCCAAGCTGCCGTTGCCGCTGCGGCGGTTCAGGGCGTCCGGGGAGTTCGTCCGGACCGGGAGCGAACAGGCGCTGCGCATCCAGTTTCCGCTCAATGGCTCGCGGATCGACGCCTATGGCGGCGGGGAGGCGAGCCAGTCGGCGATGCCGGTCAAGGTCGCAGGCGGGGTGCTGCCCCTGACGATGATGGTTAACGGAGTAGCCGTCGGACATATCGACAGCCGGCGTCAGAAACTGGTCGATCCGCCGGGTCCGGGCTTCGTTCGGCTGACGGTGATGGATGCGACTGGCGCGGCGGACACAGTTGTCGTGAGAATTCAGTAG
- a CDS encoding ArnT family glycosyltransferase: MAETYPRPRFGAPREPVEQKNPGSGLVRVVDFAVGSHGRAVLLLIVVGLLFFLPGFFTIPPVDRDEARFAQATKQMVETGDFVDIRFQDEVRYKKPVGIYWAQAAVVETASKLGLPRAQVRIWLYRVPSLIGAIGAVLLTYWTALAFVTRRGALLAGLIMCSSILLGVEARLAKTDAMLLLTTTAVMGAMARAYLSWQRGDDGPQPWRWAAIFWTALAGGILLKGPLILMFVALTVVTLAILDRSAAWLWRLRPVWGLMWTLVLVLPWFIMIFLKAGDTFFADSLGRDMLSKVASPQETHGAPPGLYFVLFWVTFWPGAAMAGMATPAVWRARREPGAQFLLAWLLPAWIIFELVITKLPHYVLPLYPAIAILIVGALERKVLSRTPWIVRGSAWWFVLPLVITVASIIGAMTLLRQPEFLAWPFAAGALIFGLFAWWMYDDQRAERSLLNAIGAAWFLAVCIYGVVVPSLAPLFPSVQVARALRNVECVGPAAAAAGFHEPSLVFMVGTSTVLTNGSGAADFLLQGSCRFALVEWREERAFAQRAETVGLRYNVATRIDGYNFSQGRAISIAVFRSEGTR, encoded by the coding sequence ATGGCTGAGACCTACCCAAGACCCAGATTTGGCGCGCCGCGCGAACCCGTGGAACAGAAGAATCCCGGCAGCGGACTCGTGCGCGTCGTTGATTTCGCAGTCGGCAGCCATGGCCGCGCGGTTCTCCTGCTGATCGTGGTCGGCCTGCTGTTTTTCTTACCCGGCTTCTTCACCATTCCGCCTGTCGACCGCGACGAGGCCCGCTTCGCGCAGGCCACCAAGCAGATGGTCGAAACCGGCGATTTCGTCGACATCCGTTTCCAGGACGAGGTGCGCTACAAAAAGCCGGTCGGCATCTACTGGGCGCAGGCGGCCGTTGTGGAGACCGCATCCAAGCTCGGTCTGCCGCGCGCGCAGGTTCGCATCTGGCTGTATCGCGTTCCGTCGCTGATCGGCGCCATTGGAGCCGTGCTGCTGACATACTGGACGGCGCTGGCATTCGTGACACGCCGCGGCGCGCTGCTTGCCGGTCTGATCATGTGCAGCTCGATCCTGCTGGGAGTCGAAGCGCGTCTGGCCAAGACCGACGCTATGCTGCTGCTGACGACGACGGCCGTGATGGGCGCGATGGCGCGTGCCTATCTCTCTTGGCAGCGCGGGGACGACGGGCCGCAGCCGTGGAGATGGGCCGCGATTTTCTGGACGGCGCTGGCCGGCGGCATTTTGCTGAAGGGTCCGCTGATCCTGATGTTCGTGGCGCTGACGGTGGTGACCCTGGCGATCCTCGATCGCTCGGCGGCGTGGCTGTGGCGTTTGCGCCCGGTCTGGGGATTGATGTGGACCCTCGTGCTGGTGCTGCCGTGGTTCATCATGATCTTCCTCAAGGCGGGCGATACGTTCTTTGCCGATTCACTCGGCCGCGACATGCTCAGCAAGGTCGCCAGTCCGCAGGAGACGCACGGCGCGCCGCCGGGACTTTACTTCGTGCTGTTCTGGGTGACGTTCTGGCCGGGCGCGGCGATGGCGGGCATGGCGACGCCGGCGGTCTGGCGCGCACGCCGCGAGCCCGGTGCGCAGTTCCTGCTCGCCTGGCTTCTGCCGGCGTGGATCATTTTCGAACTCGTCATCACCAAGCTGCCGCACTATGTGCTGCCGCTCTATCCGGCCATCGCCATCCTGATCGTCGGCGCGCTCGAGCGAAAAGTCCTGTCGCGCACCCCATGGATCGTACGCGGCTCGGCGTGGTGGTTCGTGTTGCCGCTGGTCATCACCGTTGCGTCGATCATCGGCGCGATGACGCTGTTGCGGCAACCGGAATTCCTGGCGTGGCCGTTCGCGGCCGGTGCGCTGATCTTCGGGCTTTTCGCATGGTGGATGTACGACGATCAGCGCGCCGAGCGCTCGCTGTTGAATGCGATCGGCGCGGCGTGGTTTCTGGCCGTCTGCATTTACGGCGTTGTCGTGCCGTCGCTCGCGCCGCTGTTCCCGAGCGTCCAGGTCGCGCGCGCATTGCGCAACGTCGAATGCGTCGGTCCGGCAGCCGCAGCGGCGGGCTTCCACGAACCGAGCCTTGTGTTCATGGTCGGCACATCGACGGTGCTGACCAACGGCTCTGGCGCCGCCGATTTCCTTTTGCAGGGAAGCTGTCGTTTTGCGCTGGTCGAGTGGCGCGAGGAGCGGGCCTTTGCGCAACGGGCCGAAACGGTCGGCCTGCGCTACAACGTGGCCACGCGCATCGACGGCTATAACTTCTCGCAGGGCCGGGCGATTTCGATCGCTGTGTTCCGCTCGGAAGGGACCCGATAG